Proteins encoded together in one Asterias rubens chromosome 4, eAstRub1.3, whole genome shotgun sequence window:
- the LOC117289585 gene encoding uncharacterized protein LOC117289585: MAGCCLSLVLLFTLVIVSVSNGTFDGLVKHTIESTPFWCVVVDFVLTGNVYKNETFPRQKICKRACHTDPKCISINFQLRGGQCEFSSANHANSSGGLSGKSGWIYIYNSRREQTCAAVGTEKMHGYKDRDRNWPSGVYGLPTPTSGCPTGVIWETGSRYQDTEDTYPNNYWYPSTGIHLLGPYEENDMTQNFCMKTCDHTDEAEGDWPQGRYCVFKYGPSCPKMMSSGFIFWDDEDSNNHNDKQGTVPSGVYDQDTRIDYCCMTDGDVSQPISLPTQNPFYLFPYNSEQCQAVQCMTATQEYFRWDEQDSPTSIPVKSGGSHPYLTARSSYVSPRDNIVHYCYYQATESLICK; this comes from the exons ATGGCAGGTTGCTGTTTGAGTCTCGTTTTACTGTTTACTCTTGTGATAGTATCAGTTTCAAATGGCACTTTTGATGGGTTGGTAAAGCATACCATTGAGTCCACACCGTTTTGGTGTGTCGTTGTTGATTTCGTCTTAACCGGAAATGTCTACAAGAACGAAACATTCCCGAGACAGAAGATCTGCAAAAGGGCATGTCACACCGACCCGAAATGTATCTCTATAAATTTCCAACTGAGAGGAGGGCAGTGTGAGTTTAGCAGCGCTAACCACGCTAACAGCTCTGGTGGATTGAGTGGAAAGAGTGGGTGGATCTACATTTACAATTCACGCAGG GAACAAACATGCGCCGCAGTTGGTACAGAAAAGATGCACGGCTATAAAGACAGAG ATCGAAATTGGCCCTCTGGTGTTTACGGTTTACCAACGCCTACAAGTGGTTGCCCAACTGGAGTCATCTGGGAAACTGGTTCCCGTTATCAAGACACGGAAGACACATATCCGAATAACTACTGGTACCCATCCACTGGTATTCATCTCCTTGGACCGTATGAGGAGAACGACATGACACAGAACTTCTGCATGAAGACATGTGATCATACGGACGAGGCTGAGGGTGACTGGCCGCAGGGGAGATACTGTGTGTTCAAGTACGGACCAAGCTGTCCAAAAA TGATGTCGTCTGGTTTCATCTTTTGGGATGACGAAGACAGCAACAACCACAATGACAAGCAAGGCACCGTACCATCAGGAGTGTACGACCAGGATACCCGTATCGACTACTGCTGCATGACCGATGGTGACGTATCCCAGCCGATCAGCTTGCCTACTCAGAATCCTTTCTACCTGTTCCCGTATAACTCGGAGCAGTGCCAGGCCGTCCAATGCATGACTGCGACTCAGGAGTATTTTCGTTGGGACGAGCAAGACAGTCCAACAAGTATTCCAGTCAAATCTGGAGGATCCCATCCGTACCTCACAGCGAGATCTTCGTATGTGTCGCCAAGAGACAACATTGTACACTACTGTTACTATCAAGCCACCGAATCCTTGATTTGCAAATAA